The genome window CGAGCCCGTCGTCGGCGAGCGGGCTCTCGCCCTCGCGGGCCGCGTCGCGCATCGAGCGTGCGACCGCGCCGATGAACTCGCGCAGGGTGAGACCCGAGTCCTCGCTGGCCTCGGCGGCCATGCGGCGGAACTTGAGGAGATTGGCGAGCGTCTGCTCGCGATGGTAGACGGCCGAGAGCGCTTCGAGCAGGAAGCTGCGCTCGAGTACGAGGCCGACGAAGTCGCCCAAGGGCTCGCGGCCGGCGCGCTCGCGCAGCTCGCGCAGGACCTTGAAGAAGGAGGCGAGCCGGCGCTTGGTCTGATTCGGGATCTCCGCCTTCACGGGGTCCTTGTCGTAGCGGAGTTCGCGGGCGCGGCTCAGGGCCAACAGTTCGTCGTCGTCGATGGCGGCGAGCGGCGAGCGCAGCAGGCCGGCGAGCGCGACGCGGTCCTCGGGGTCGTCTAAGACCCGCAGGAGGTTCACGAAGTCGACGACCTCCTGGGTGCCGAAGAAGTAGCCGTCGGCCTCGACGACGAAGGGGATACCGGCGTTCTTGAACGCGTCGAGGTAGGCGCCCATGGGCCGGGTCGTGCGCAGGAGCAGCGCGACATCGCGGAGATGGAACTTCCCCTCGTTCTTCCCGATGATGCAGTTCCTGAGGATCCAGTCGGCGCACCAGCGCGCCTGCGCCCAGCTCGCGGGCTCGGTCTTGGCCTCGTCCTTGCCCTCCTCGGGCAGGACGAGCGCCAGCTCGAGGCCGGGGGCGCGCGGCTCGTCGCCCGCGGGCCGCTCGTAGATCTCCTTGTAGGGCGGCTGGAGCCCGGGCTCGGCGACCAGCACGCGCGAGAACACCGCGTTGACCGGCGCGATGATGCCCTTGTGGCTGCGGAAGTTGGTCTGCAGGTCGCAGCGCTCGGCGCCCTGGTTGATGAGCGCGGCCGTGAAGCCCTCATAGGCGCGGATGTCGGCGCCGCGGAAGCGGTAGATGCTCTGCTTGGGGTCGCCGACCACGAAGAGCCGGCCGGGGCCGAAGTGGATGTGCCCCCAGTCTTTGGCGTGATGCTTCGGCTCCTCGCCGAGGAAGAGCAGGAGCTCGCCCTGGAGCGGGTCGGTGTCCTGGAACTCGTCGATGAGCAGGGCCGCGAAGCGCTCTTTTAAGGCCTCGCGCACCTCGCGATGGTCGCGCACGAGGTCGCGGGCCTTCACCAGCAGGCCGTCGTAGCCGATGTACCCGCGGCGCAGGTAGCCCTTGCGGAACTCGTCGGCGAAGGGCAGGACGAGCTCGAGGCCCTTTTTGACGAGCAGTTCGGCCTCGGGCGAGGCGTTCTCCGCGAGCGCCCAGCCCTCGGCATAGACCTTCTCGGCCTCGGGGTCCTCCCAGTTCGACGGCCACTTGCCGTGCTTGAAGGCGCGGTAGACGGGCAGGTCGGGGAGCTTCTCGTCTTTCTCGAGGCGATGAGCGAAGTCCTCGAGGAAGGCGGCGATGGGCGGCAGGTTTTCGCGGATGGCGCCGCGCGGCTTGGGCCGCTTGAGCTTGGGATCGTCCAGGTGTTTGAAGTCGTGGGCGAGCTTCCTCAAGCTCTCGCGCATGGCGGGCGTCGTGGAGAGCCCGGCCTGGCGCATGCCCTCGGAGGACAGCACGCGGGCGAGGGCGGCGAGCTCTTCTAAGCTCGCGTGGGCGAGGACCTCGAGCCAGAGCGCCTTGCGCGAGGGATGCTCGCCCAACTCGCGGTCGAGCCAGCGCGCCCACTCGGCCTCGAAGAGCTCGTCGAAGGTCCCTCCCTCGTCGACCTCGAAAGACGGGTCGACCCCGGCCTCGAGCGGGTAGCGGCGCAGAAGCTGGGCGGCGAAATGGTGGATGGTGCCGATGTTGGCCCGGTCCATCTCGCGCAGGGCGGCCTCGGCCATGGCGCGCACGCGCTTCTCATCGGCGTTGAAGGCGGTCTTGGCGTCCTTGAGCCAGAGCTCGGCGACCTTCCGGCGCGCGGGCGGCAGCTCGCGGCCCTCGAGGTGGGCGAGCGTGTCGAGCAGGCGCGTGAAGAGCCGGTCCTTGATCTCGCCGGCCGCCTTCTCGGTGAAGGTGAGGGCGACGATGCGGGTGAGCTCGACGCCTTCGCCCTTCCCGCCGCCGGCGAGCAGGGTGAAGAGGAACCGGTCCGAGAGCAGGGTCGTCTTTCCGGTGCCTGCCCCGGCCTCGACGACCGTGTTGGCCCCGAGGTTCAGGCGCGCGCGCTTGCGGGCTTCCGCGTCTTTCACGCGTGCGCCTCCTCTTCGGTTCTTTTCACTTTTCGGCCGGCGATCTCATCCTTGTCGTAGACCCGCGCGAGCCGCTCGGCGCGGCGGCGGCTGGCGGGGTGCGCCTTGCGGCAGAGCGCGCCGAAGGGGCAGTACTCGCAGTGCCCGAAGCGGCCCTCGGCGGGGCTGATGAAGAACTCGCCGCGGGCCATGCGCTGGGCCATAGCCGCGAGCTCGACGAGGAGGTCGGCGCGGGCGCGCGCGTAGTCCTCGGCGCTGAAGCGCTGGATCCAGTCGATGCCGACGCGGTCCAAGCCGCCCTCGATGATGAGGAGCTCGGCGCCGTAGTGCGCGCCCTCGCCCTTGGGCGCCC of Elusimicrobiota bacterium contains these proteins:
- a CDS encoding UvrD-helicase domain-containing protein, with the protein product MKDAEARKRARLNLGANTVVEAGAGTGKTTLLSDRFLFTLLAGGGKGEGVELTRIVALTFTEKAAGEIKDRLFTRLLDTLAHLEGRELPPARRKVAELWLKDAKTAFNADEKRVRAMAEAALREMDRANIGTIHHFAAQLLRRYPLEAGVDPSFEVDEGGTFDELFEAEWARWLDRELGEHPSRKALWLEVLAHASLEELAALARVLSSEGMRQAGLSTTPAMRESLRKLAHDFKHLDDPKLKRPKPRGAIRENLPPIAAFLEDFAHRLEKDEKLPDLPVYRAFKHGKWPSNWEDPEAEKVYAEGWALAENASPEAELLVKKGLELVLPFADEFRKGYLRRGYIGYDGLLVKARDLVRDHREVREALKERFAALLIDEFQDTDPLQGELLLFLGEEPKHHAKDWGHIHFGPGRLFVVGDPKQSIYRFRGADIRAYEGFTAALINQGAERCDLQTNFRSHKGIIAPVNAVFSRVLVAEPGLQPPYKEIYERPAGDEPRAPGLELALVLPEEGKDEAKTEPASWAQARWCADWILRNCIIGKNEGKFHLRDVALLLRTTRPMGAYLDAFKNAGIPFVVEADGYFFGTQEVVDFVNLLRVLDDPEDRVALAGLLRSPLAAIDDDELLALSRARELRYDKDPVKAEIPNQTKRRLASFFKVLRELRERAGREPLGDFVGLVLERSFLLEALSAVYHREQTLANLLKFRRMAAEASEDSGLTLREFIGAVARSMRDAAREGESPLADDGLDAVRVLTIHRAKGLEFPVVLLPELSRNPPSGGGDESECQSDWYEGTVGLALGRRTDLAWHRIDASRREREEREALRLLYVAMTRAKEHLVLMGVAQAKQTRSFAGILREAGFWPAKGEQPLVLGVDGVKLEPQYLTAAYKSTEEPALPEGKKRQPDGKALAKAWSLRAEECGALSAKKLFITPTDALKELPKRPASEERELSAVRAQAALVGDICHKFLEGWDYKGGGKLEPSLAEAVRLILARHPAADPKALADECRPLLEKFLASAFAKELAKVEILARELPFVAAHEGSVLRGSIDLLYRKDGKLRVADYKTGTADKAQAADVHRSASAAGSRGALAAHAERYKPQARAYASAVHQALGELPSVELVFLRSGQVVELPFH